One window of uncultured Trichococcus sp. genomic DNA carries:
- a CDS encoding nuclease-related domain-containing protein — translation MEIILIFLLVVGLCKEFSGAPPKQKKHKRYNRYQRTVYNAASGNSVFDTLFDDGKYGEFLIYSCLEDLGDEHKLLTNIYLPKGNGTTTEIDLIMISATGIYVFESKNYSGWIFGDENSKYWKQIFRGGRHYQFYNPIWQNKKHISVLKQHLGLGDEVFRSYIVFSERCVLKKMSVYSPEVKVMNQDVLACEIVEDMTQRPEFFTPLEIEQIYKELSRFTLVDDETKQAHIDAMKWRNP, via the coding sequence TTGGAAATAATACTGATTTTTCTTCTGGTTGTTGGTTTGTGTAAGGAATTTAGTGGAGCTCCACCGAAGCAAAAGAAGCATAAACGATACAATCGATACCAAAGGACCGTGTACAACGCTGCAAGCGGCAATAGCGTCTTCGATACGCTGTTCGATGATGGAAAATACGGCGAATTCCTAATTTATTCCTGTTTGGAGGACTTGGGCGATGAGCACAAATTGTTGACGAATATTTATTTGCCCAAGGGAAATGGGACGACCACCGAAATCGACTTGATCATGATTTCGGCAACCGGCATCTATGTTTTCGAGTCGAAGAATTACAGCGGCTGGATTTTCGGGGATGAGAACAGCAAGTACTGGAAACAGATTTTCCGAGGCGGCCGGCACTATCAATTTTACAATCCCATCTGGCAAAACAAGAAGCATATCAGCGTTCTGAAGCAGCACCTTGGTCTGGGCGACGAGGTTTTTCGTTCATATATCGTTTTCAGCGAGCGTTGCGTCCTCAAGAAAATGTCTGTTTATTCGCCGGAAGTGAAGGTGATGAACCAGGATGTGCTGGCTTGCGAAATCGTAGAGGACATGACGCAGCGGCCGGAATTTTTCACGCCATTGGAAATAGAACAGATCTACAAAGAATTGAGTCGATTCACCTTAGTTGATGACGAGACGAAACAGGCGCATATCGATGCGATGAAGTGGAGAAATCCGTGA
- a CDS encoding GGDEF domain-containing protein — MVSLLANIGILFLAVYFCLKSGRLGANHDHATKSGLIGCILMEVLLGTILLSFSTVILGIRYDFRVLLFCFSAKHMDWRITSSSIFLLGLIRFFWGNSEAAQVNLIVSIILAIILPMIVKLIRDRMNDLAQLLVLVTIALIPSIVFTNHMIMDKGLVLLISIILIALNYGAVFVMHYFISDLYGLIASASTDHLTALKNVRLFNSDLMEMERRKHPVTLAVIDIDHFKNYNDRYGHDSGDGILKQLAAIFNELATPYTTFYRIGGEEFGVIADYFSPSEAEAFLHDLKCTVAQRNFAVQAGETINLTVSVGVAHSQKGETLKRTLKRADLALYQAKENGRNKVLVSAHA; from the coding sequence ATGGTTAGTCTACTGGCAAATATAGGGATCCTGTTTCTGGCTGTTTATTTCTGTTTGAAAAGCGGAAGATTAGGAGCGAATCACGATCATGCAACAAAATCTGGCCTTATCGGATGCATTTTGATGGAAGTGCTGTTGGGCACGATTTTATTGAGTTTTTCCACGGTTATCTTGGGGATCAGATATGATTTCAGGGTGCTGTTGTTTTGTTTTTCCGCAAAGCATATGGATTGGAGAATAACCAGTTCGAGCATTTTTTTGCTGGGGCTCATCAGATTTTTTTGGGGAAACAGTGAGGCTGCCCAGGTAAACCTGATCGTCAGCATAATATTGGCCATCATCTTGCCGATGATAGTGAAGCTTATTCGGGACAGAATGAACGATTTGGCGCAACTGCTGGTCTTGGTCACCATTGCGCTTATTCCTTCCATCGTCTTTACCAATCACATGATAATGGATAAAGGGCTTGTGCTGTTGATCAGTATTATTCTGATCGCTTTGAATTATGGCGCGGTTTTTGTGATGCATTACTTCATTTCGGATCTGTACGGTCTGATTGCCTCGGCCAGCACAGACCACTTGACGGCGCTCAAGAATGTGCGGCTCTTCAACAGTGATCTGATGGAAATGGAGCGGAGAAAGCATCCGGTCACGTTGGCGGTGATCGATATTGATCACTTCAAAAATTACAATGATCGTTATGGACATGACAGCGGTGACGGCATCCTGAAGCAGCTGGCAGCTATATTCAACGAACTGGCGACCCCGTATACTACTTTCTACAGAATCGGCGGGGAAGAATTCGGAGTGATCGCCGATTACTTCAGTCCAAGCGAAGCTGAGGCGTTCCTGCATGATCTGAAGTGTACGGTCGCCCAGAGAAATTTCGCTGTTCAAGCAGGCGAAACGATCAACCTCACCGTCTCGGTGGGAGTTGCCCACAGCCAGAAGGGTGAAACTTTGAAAAGAACACTCAAGCGGGCCGACCTGGCGCTGTATCAAGCAAAAGAAAACGGCAGAAACAAAGTGCTGGTATCCGCCCACGCATAA
- a CDS encoding EAL domain-containing protein: MNDTQELLDDLYIVCQPIMLCSHTNVIDGYEVLLRSKQQRRFPEKTFMWFIEEEERNSELMAYYSRELAKIMEIHSNTKLSLNLHPKQLQHPSTWDFLDTISAMKRNVSIELTEHYCEFDRPDREDYLQNYILKLKKKGFSVAIDDVGSGQNNFELVARNIPNITTIKFSLLKFRDLNEQVLFNFLNSWLSLSQQYQLKLIVEGIESESLSNELKNLGMVYQQGYYHGKGQVLC, from the coding sequence GTGAATGATACGCAAGAGTTGTTAGATGATTTATACATAGTGTGCCAGCCAATCATGCTATGTTCACATACAAATGTTATCGATGGGTATGAGGTTTTACTAAGATCCAAACAGCAACGCCGTTTTCCTGAAAAAACATTCATGTGGTTCATCGAGGAGGAGGAACGCAATTCTGAATTGATGGCTTATTATTCGAGGGAACTGGCAAAAATAATGGAAATCCACAGCAACACCAAACTATCGCTGAATCTGCATCCCAAACAGTTGCAGCATCCCTCAACTTGGGATTTTCTGGACACTATTTCAGCGATGAAAAGGAATGTCTCCATCGAATTGACTGAGCACTACTGCGAATTTGATCGGCCGGATCGAGAGGATTACCTCCAAAATTATATCTTAAAACTGAAGAAAAAAGGATTTTCCGTGGCAATTGATGATGTGGGGAGTGGTCAAAATAACTTTGAATTAGTAGCGAGGAACATCCCGAACATCACCACGATAAAATTCTCACTATTGAAATTTCGGGACTTAAATGAACAAGTTTTGTTCAATTTTTTGAACAGCTGGCTTTCACTATCCCAGCAGTATCAGCTTAAACTGATCGTCGAAGGCATTGAATCTGAGAGCCTCAGCAATGAGCTCAAAAATTTGGGTATGGTTTATCAGCAAGGCTATTACCATGGGAAAGGCCAAGTGTTGTGCTGA